One part of the Haemophilus parainfluenzae genome encodes these proteins:
- a CDS encoding helix-turn-helix domain-containing protein, giving the protein MGKHYTIEFKLQILQPILNGKMSIREAARFYNIPSNALVGTWLKRFEKSGIKGLIPRKPSGRPPMKPKYARMPPPPKTEEDRLRLRILQLEAEVAYLKELRRLRLQDEAEQRKLSKG; this is encoded by the coding sequence ATGGGTAAACACTACACAATCGAATTTAAATTACAAATTCTTCAACCTATTTTGAATGGAAAAATGAGTATTAGAGAAGCAGCTCGTTTTTACAATATTCCTTCCAACGCCCTAGTCGGGACATGGTTGAAACGGTTTGAAAAAAGTGGCATAAAGGGACTTATTCCCCGTAAACCATCAGGACGACCGCCTATGAAACCTAAATATGCCAGAATGCCACCGCCACCCAAAACTGAAGAAGACCGTTTACGCCTGAGAATTTTACAGCTTGAAGCGGAGGTAGCCTACCTAAAGGAGTTGAGAAGGCTCAGACTTCAGGACGAAGCCGAGCAACGGAAATTATCCAAAGGTTAA
- the metE gene encoding 5-methyltetrahydropteroyltriglutamate--homocysteine S-methyltransferase — protein MTTFHLAGFPRVGAKRELKFAQERYWRGEIEEADLLDIAKRLRELNWQHQAKANADFIAVADFTLYDHILDLQVATGAIPTRFGFDSQNLTLDQYFQLARGNKTQFAIEMTKWFDTNYHYLVPEFHKETQFKANPTHYVTQIREAKALGYDVKPTIVGPLTFLWLGKEKGAAFNRFDLLTQLVPVYVEILNALAAEGVEYIQIDEPALTLDLPAEWISAYKAVYATFAEQVKAKLLLATYFGSVAEHADLLKALPVAGLHIDLVRAPEQLAAFADYDKILSVGIIDGRNIWRANLNQVLDVVEPLKAKLGDRLWIAPSCSLLHTPYDLEVETQLQANKPELYQWLAFTLQKIQELRIIKTALEQGREAVQAELAASQAAADARKNSREIHRTCVAERLANLPENADQRKSPFAERIKLQNAWLNLPLLPTTNIGSFPQTTAIRHARAAFKKGELSLTDYETAMKKEIEFVVREQEKLDLDVLVHGEAERNDMVEYFGELLDGFAFTKFGWVQSYGSRCVKPPVIYGDVTRPEPMTVRWSQYAQSLTNKVMKGMLTGPVTILQWSFVRNDISRETVCKQIAVALSDEVLDLEKAGIKVIQIDEPAIREGLPLKRADWDAYLKWAGEAFRLSSMGCKDDTQIHTHMCYSEFNDILPAIAALDADVITIETSRSDMELLTAFGDFKYPNDIGPGVYDIHSPRVPTAEEIEHLLRKALQVVPKERLWVNPDCGLKTRGWPETIAALKVMVDVTKKLRAELA, from the coding sequence ATGACAACATTTCATTTAGCAGGATTTCCGCGCGTAGGCGCAAAGCGTGAACTTAAATTTGCTCAAGAGCGTTACTGGCGTGGCGAAATTGAGGAAGCGGATTTATTAGATATTGCAAAAAGATTACGTGAACTAAATTGGCAGCACCAAGCCAAGGCAAATGCTGATTTTATCGCAGTGGCTGATTTTACACTTTACGATCATATTTTAGATTTACAAGTGGCAACAGGTGCGATTCCTACTCGCTTTGGTTTCGATAGCCAAAATTTAACACTCGATCAATATTTCCAATTAGCGCGTGGTAATAAAACTCAATTTGCGATTGAAATGACAAAATGGTTCGATACCAACTACCATTATCTTGTTCCTGAATTCCATAAAGAAACGCAATTTAAAGCAAATCCAACTCATTATGTGACACAAATCCGTGAAGCTAAAGCGCTTGGGTATGATGTTAAACCAACTATCGTTGGTCCACTCACTTTCCTTTGGTTAGGGAAAGAAAAAGGTGCAGCATTTAATCGCTTTGATTTATTAACACAACTCGTGCCGGTTTATGTTGAAATCTTAAATGCATTAGCTGCAGAAGGTGTTGAATACATTCAAATTGATGAACCTGCTCTCACTTTAGATTTACCGGCAGAATGGATTTCTGCTTATAAAGCGGTTTACGCCACTTTTGCTGAACAAGTGAAAGCGAAATTATTGCTTGCGACTTATTTCGGCTCTGTGGCAGAACACGCTGATTTGTTAAAAGCCTTACCTGTAGCAGGTTTACATATCGATTTAGTGCGCGCACCAGAACAACTTGCTGCCTTCGCGGATTATGACAAAATCTTATCTGTAGGCATCATTGATGGCCGTAATATTTGGCGTGCAAACTTGAATCAAGTGTTAGATGTGGTTGAACCATTAAAAGCGAAATTAGGTGATCGTTTGTGGATTGCGCCAAGCTGCTCTCTCCTCCATACACCTTATGATTTAGAAGTTGAAACGCAACTCCAAGCAAATAAGCCTGAGCTTTATCAATGGTTGGCTTTCACGTTACAAAAAATTCAAGAATTACGCATTATTAAGACCGCTCTAGAACAAGGTCGTGAAGCCGTTCAAGCGGAATTAGCTGCATCTCAAGCAGCTGCGGATGCTCGTAAAAACTCGCGTGAAATTCACCGCACTTGTGTAGCTGAACGTTTAGCAAACTTACCGGAAAATGCTGACCAACGTAAATCGCCATTTGCGGAACGCATTAAATTACAAAATGCATGGTTAAATTTACCACTTCTGCCAACGACGAATATTGGTTCCTTCCCACAAACGACAGCCATTCGTCATGCTCGTGCTGCCTTCAAAAAAGGCGAACTCAGCTTAACTGATTACGAAACTGCAATGAAAAAAGAAATTGAATTCGTTGTACGTGAGCAAGAAAAATTAGACTTAGATGTATTGGTACATGGCGAAGCAGAACGTAACGACATGGTGGAATATTTCGGTGAATTACTCGATGGTTTTGCGTTCACCAAATTTGGTTGGGTACAAAGTTATGGTTCACGTTGCGTAAAACCGCCTGTGATTTACGGTGATGTTACTCGTCCAGAACCCATGACGGTACGTTGGTCACAATATGCCCAAAGCCTTACCAATAAAGTGATGAAAGGCATGCTGACTGGTCCGGTCACGATCTTACAATGGTCTTTCGTGCGTAACGATATTTCTCGTGAAACAGTCTGCAAACAAATTGCGGTAGCGCTTTCTGATGAAGTATTAGATTTAGAAAAAGCAGGTATCAAAGTGATTCAAATTGATGAGCCGGCTATTCGTGAAGGTTTACCGTTAAAACGTGCAGATTGGGATGCTTATTTGAAATGGGCGGGCGAAGCCTTCCGTTTAAGCTCAATGGGTTGCAAAGATGATACCCAAATTCATACGCACATGTGTTATTCCGAATTTAACGACATTCTACCGGCTATTGCGGCCTTAGATGCCGATGTCATTACTATCGAAACCTCGCGTTCTGACATGGAATTACTCACCGCATTTGGTGATTTCAAATACCCGAATGATATTGGTCCTGGCGTATATGACATTCATAGTCCACGCGTACCTACAGCAGAAGAAATTGAACACCTCCTTCGTAAAGCATTACAAGTGGTGCCGAAAGAACGTTTATGGGTGAACCCAGACTGTGGATTAAAAACTCGCGGTTGGCCAGAAACGATTGCTGCACTAAAAGTGATGGTTGATGTCACGAAAAAATTACGTGCTGAATTAGCATAA
- the cdd gene encoding cytidine deaminase, which yields MQQKIQQALANSPLSNAILSALEEQEWKGFLPAEKVRSICDEFKLTPVQLGLALLPVAACYSHTPISEFHVGAIAIGESGDFYFGANQEFQGSSMAQTIHAEQSAISHAWLRNEPRITDIVVNYTPCGHCRQFMNELYQAQDLKIHLPHSQNNPLPQYLPDSFGPKALGVDLLLLNKEEQGFTLTTEDEVANKAILGANRAHSPYSKSPHGVGILFKNGEMICGRYAENAAFNPSLPAMQTAINFAYLNQLDVSKIERVVFAEKPLRLSHRKMAEQLLKSLCKVKMEYISL from the coding sequence ATGCAACAAAAAATTCAACAAGCATTAGCAAACTCGCCACTTTCAAATGCAATTCTTTCTGCGTTAGAAGAACAAGAATGGAAAGGCTTTTTACCGGCTGAAAAAGTGCGGTCAATTTGTGATGAATTTAAGCTTACGCCTGTTCAACTAGGGTTGGCACTTTTGCCCGTAGCGGCTTGTTATAGCCATACACCCATTTCAGAATTTCATGTTGGCGCGATTGCGATTGGTGAAAGTGGTGATTTTTACTTTGGTGCGAATCAAGAGTTTCAGGGTAGTAGCATGGCTCAAACCATCCATGCTGAACAAAGTGCGATTAGCCATGCATGGTTACGTAATGAACCTCGAATCACTGATATTGTAGTGAATTACACGCCTTGTGGTCACTGCCGTCAATTTATGAATGAGCTTTATCAAGCGCAAGATTTAAAAATTCATTTACCACACAGCCAAAATAATCCACTTCCTCAATATTTACCCGATAGCTTTGGCCCGAAAGCTTTAGGCGTTGATTTGCTTCTATTAAACAAAGAAGAACAAGGTTTTACTTTGACGACGGAAGATGAAGTGGCAAATAAAGCGATTTTAGGGGCAAACCGAGCTCATTCACCTTATTCTAAAAGCCCTCACGGTGTAGGCATTTTATTTAAAAATGGGGAAATGATTTGTGGTCGATATGCAGAAAATGCAGCATTTAACCCAAGCTTACCGGCTATGCAAACAGCGATTAATTTTGCCTACTTAAATCAATTGGATGTATCGAAAATTGAGCGAGTAGTATTTGCAGAGAAACCGTTGCGTTTAAGTCACCGCAAGATGGCAGAGCAGTTATTGAAGAGCCTCTGCAAGGTGAAAATGGAATATATTAGCCTGTAA
- a CDS encoding ABC transporter ATP-binding protein: MSSSIKVIKEQNIIDLENIVVQFPSRDGSLFGRKKFTAVNNVSLGIKAGETIGLVGESGCGKSTLANVIIGLLKPTSGLVKFNGLQMQYGSSEARKQFGRQVSVIFQDPATALNPRMKVLDILRDPMDIHNVLQPHEREKRVYDLLSRVGLPRSAAQVEPTRLSGGQKQRVAIARALALNPKLIVADEPTSALDVSVRAQVLNLLADLKKELNLAMVFISHDIQTVRQVSDRIVVMYGGQILETGSTEDIFNHPTVDYTRKLLGVAPSLL; encoded by the coding sequence ATGAGCAGTAGTATTAAAGTCATTAAAGAACAAAACATCATCGATTTAGAAAATATCGTGGTGCAATTTCCTTCTCGCGACGGTTCATTGTTTGGACGTAAAAAATTCACAGCGGTGAATAATGTGAGTCTTGGCATTAAAGCGGGGGAAACCATTGGTTTAGTAGGGGAGTCTGGCTGCGGGAAATCTACCCTAGCCAATGTAATAATTGGACTTCTTAAACCAACATCTGGTTTAGTGAAATTCAACGGTTTACAAATGCAATATGGCAGCTCAGAAGCGAGAAAACAATTCGGTCGCCAAGTATCGGTCATTTTCCAAGACCCAGCAACCGCACTGAATCCTCGTATGAAAGTGTTGGATATTTTGCGTGACCCAATGGATATTCACAATGTGTTACAACCTCATGAACGGGAAAAACGTGTGTATGACTTGCTTTCTCGCGTCGGTTTACCACGTTCTGCAGCACAAGTTGAGCCAACTCGTTTATCTGGCGGGCAAAAACAACGTGTGGCGATTGCACGTGCTTTAGCGCTGAATCCAAAACTGATTGTTGCGGATGAACCGACTTCTGCGTTAGACGTATCCGTTCGTGCTCAGGTATTAAACTTATTGGCGGACTTGAAAAAAGAACTCAATCTTGCCATGGTGTTTATCTCTCACGATATTCAAACCGTACGCCAAGTATCTGACCGTATTGTCGTGATGTACGGCGGTCAAATTTTGGAGACCGGTAGCACTGAAGATATTTTCAACCACCCAACCGTGGATTACACCCGAAAATTACTTGGTGTTGCCCCGTCATTGTTATAA
- a CDS encoding dipeptide/oligopeptide/nickel ABC transporter permease/ATP-binding protein yields MFRQGLADRLAASGARFRALSTASKISLLFLVFVALVAVFAPWVATHDPLEVIARMRAPSAEYWFGTDRLGRDIFSRIVYGAQTSLFIGLGAVACAIIFGSVLGATAATSEKWGNEIIMRLMDILMAFPGIALAAVLLATFGNSVPVIIITIAVVYTPQLARVVRANVVSQWDEDYVRAERVIGGSRTYILLKHVVRNTAAPVLVFATVMVADAIVFEASLSFLGAGVQPPHPSWGNILSEGRNIVLNGAWWATTFAGVMILLTVLALNILAEGLTDALVNPRLKGGKKPEGKSDERLSTDVQEALSEGLALKRYLLKLHEKEITRTNRMQLDPNAKPILQVKNLSIRFPNRYGEIPLVDNISFTVNEGETMGLVGESGCGKSITAFSIMGLLPKTAKITGEVLFTDRSGKQHSLLNANNLSELRGSEIAMIYQDSLSALNPSMRIKDQMAQLIKRGSHHTAEKLLEWVHLAPEKVLNRYPHELSGGQRQRVVIAMALTREPKLLIADEPTTALDVTVQAEVVKLLNELREKLGFAMVFVSHDLALVAQLAHHITVMYAGQVVEMAPTSLLLANPTHEYTRGLLGSVLSTEVRAKRLYQIPGSVPSPYDFAAGDRFASRSLRPDANPDQKLILTAVEGEPSHLWASHLAEPVTEAKGA; encoded by the coding sequence ATGTTTCGTCAAGGTTTAGCAGATCGATTAGCTGCAAGCGGTGCGAGATTCCGAGCACTTTCCACCGCATCAAAAATTTCATTATTATTCTTAGTTTTCGTTGCTTTAGTGGCGGTATTTGCCCCTTGGGTAGCAACACATGATCCATTAGAAGTGATCGCACGTATGCGTGCTCCAAGTGCGGAATATTGGTTTGGGACTGATCGACTTGGTCGTGATATTTTCTCTCGTATTGTTTATGGTGCCCAAACGTCCTTATTTATCGGTTTAGGTGCGGTAGCTTGCGCCATTATTTTCGGTAGTGTTTTAGGTGCAACTGCAGCCACATCCGAGAAATGGGGCAATGAAATTATCATGCGCTTAATGGATATTTTAATGGCCTTCCCAGGTATCGCATTAGCGGCAGTGTTATTAGCAACCTTTGGTAACTCAGTGCCGGTCATTATCATCACCATTGCCGTGGTTTATACCCCGCAACTTGCTCGTGTAGTTCGTGCGAATGTGGTATCACAATGGGATGAAGACTATGTGCGTGCTGAACGTGTTATTGGTGGTAGCCGTACTTATATTCTTCTCAAACACGTTGTACGCAATACCGCGGCACCGGTTTTAGTCTTCGCGACCGTAATGGTGGCAGATGCTATTGTGTTTGAAGCCTCGCTTTCTTTCTTAGGCGCAGGTGTACAACCTCCACATCCTTCATGGGGTAACATCCTTTCTGAAGGTCGTAACATCGTATTAAACGGTGCATGGTGGGCGACAACCTTTGCGGGTGTGATGATTCTTTTAACCGTATTAGCCTTAAATATCTTAGCGGAAGGGCTTACCGATGCCTTGGTTAACCCGCGCTTGAAAGGCGGTAAAAAACCAGAAGGTAAATCAGATGAACGTCTTTCTACTGACGTACAAGAAGCGCTTTCTGAAGGTCTTGCATTAAAACGTTACTTGCTCAAATTACATGAAAAAGAAATCACCCGTACGAATCGTATGCAATTAGATCCAAATGCAAAACCGATTTTACAAGTGAAAAACTTATCAATCCGTTTCCCGAATCGTTATGGTGAAATTCCATTGGTTGATAACATCAGCTTCACCGTAAATGAAGGGGAAACCATGGGGTTAGTAGGAGAGTCCGGTTGTGGTAAATCTATTACAGCATTCTCTATCATGGGCTTGTTACCAAAAACAGCTAAAATTACTGGGGAAGTGCTTTTCACAGACCGTAGCGGAAAACAACACAGTTTGCTTAACGCTAACAATCTAAGTGAATTGCGTGGTTCTGAAATTGCGATGATTTACCAAGACTCTTTAAGTGCATTAAACCCATCAATGCGTATCAAAGATCAAATGGCACAGCTCATCAAACGTGGTAGCCACCATACCGCAGAAAAATTGCTGGAATGGGTACACCTCGCTCCAGAAAAAGTGTTGAACCGTTATCCGCATGAACTTTCTGGTGGTCAACGTCAACGTGTGGTGATTGCAATGGCATTAACTCGTGAGCCGAAATTATTAATCGCCGATGAACCAACAACCGCATTAGACGTAACCGTTCAAGCTGAAGTGGTGAAATTATTGAATGAATTACGTGAAAAACTGGGTTTTGCTATGGTATTTGTCAGCCACGATTTAGCATTAGTTGCACAATTAGCTCACCACATTACGGTAATGTATGCAGGTCAAGTGGTTGAAATGGCACCAACATCCTTATTGCTTGCTAATCCAACACACGAATATACCCGTGGCTTATTGGGTTCTGTCCTTTCAACCGAAGTCCGTGCGAAACGTTTATATCAAATTCCGGGCAGCGTACCATCACCTTACGATTTTGCTGCCGGCGACCGTTTTGCAAGTCGTTCATTGCGACCAGATGCTAATCCGGATCAAAAATTGATATTAACCGCCGTGGAAGGTGAGCCGTCTCACTTGTGGGCTTCTCATTTAGCTGAGCCTGTAACGGAAGCGAAAGGAGCATAA